The region tttacacaaaacaaggggagtctgcttttagctattatgccgcccgcaattggaaccagcttccagaagagatcagatgtgctaaaacattagccacatttaaatccagactcaaaactcatctgtttagctgtgcatttattgaatgagcactgtgctacgtccgaactgattgcactatgtataatcattttctcttaaatgttttaaattctttttaaatttttaaatcactttgtttttattgttgtgattattattattattaattccttgttattattattatttttaatgactatttcacttccttttatataaagcactttgaattacctctgtgtatgaaatgtgctatataaataaacttgccttgcctaaatATTAATGGATATTATTCTTACTTATAGGCTGCCATctgcctttttttctttaaatatgtaattgaaATCTGCTGATATTATAAATCAACACATGCTGTCACTATCCAAGAGAACCCTAAATTGAAAGAACGTACAATGGCTCAATATCAAAACAAGGTGCCAAATCTGTACTTTGACTAGCCAGTGCTGAAAcagcatttttatgtttttcaatcACTTTGGCACTAATTTCAGAGTCCTggtgtcatttttcaaaacatctttaaagAAACCTGCATTGGTCAAATAACTCATTTATCATGCAGTACTGTTGGAAGCACTTACTGTTGGTTTCAATGTGTAGCTGTTCGTGCAATTAAATATTGTAGTACAAAATGTGATACGTTTCATTAtgatattacatttctgtaaaaGGATAAATAAAGAGAATACTACAGACATAGTGGAATCATTGAAAAAAGGGCAGTAAATTGTCAACTAGTGTGTCAGCACCTCAGCTGGCTTTCTGTACAAAACAAAGGACTGATTACTGTACATTTCCATCAACTCTGTCTTGTAGATCAGTTAGAATTTTGCCTCGGCCTCCCCTATTTTGCCTAGTCTTTATCTTACAGGACGCAGACCTCGTGTTGGGTCATATAATGCAGCTCTCCTTGTAGCCTTCCTTGATAAGCTAAATCGAATCTGTAGAGCTGATGGTGTGACAGTCTGACAATGTGCAGTTTCTCAAATAGTGCAAGCGTGATTTCAGGCCCATCCACAGTTTAACATCATGTATTTACCCACATTCTCCCCTTTCCTTAACCTGACTGAAGAATTTTTCTCCACATTGAGGTGGAAGATATACATTTTGAGTTTTGTGTCTTGAAAAATGATACCAAGGTTCTGAAAATGGTGACaaaatgattgaaaaaaaaaaaagtcaagcgaacactgatttttttaaatttctctaaatgtCTGCTTTTATTGCCACATTTTCATCTTTTTCATATCATTCCATCCTGATCCAGGCGAAACAAACCTTCAATAAAGTTTCAGAATGGAATGCATTCTTTGTCTTTCTCATTTTGTTACTTGTGTTTTGGCTTGTTTTCTCACATAAGGGCTACATACAGAGATTTGTATTTACACACCATTTAATTGGTGTTGAATTGGTGTTATATACAAACAGAAATGCAAAGGTgaaacatgtatttattttacacatagAGTTTTGAATTCTATAGTGAGAGTAGGCTATATTTACACTaaagaaatgcagaaaaaaacatgcttgTGCTCAtaataaacactgcaaaaagaaaaacacgtGGCTGTGAATTTGTCTTTTTTGAACGCCACACTTATTTACTGATTACAGCCAGGTGTGAAAGCATTTAGGCTACATCATTTGTTTACTTAGAAATCAAAACTCATTTTTTTGAGGTAGAAATTACATACCCACTTGAGTTTCTTTAGTGTAGCCTAAATATTCCTAATTTGATCACTTAGAACGCAAAACTCtatgttttgaaaaataaataaatgttttcacctTTGCATTTCTGTGTACTTTGTAATTATAACACCAATTTAATAAATCCAGTCACTGATTTACAGTTGTTTGCTGTTTGTAGGCTACTTAATAGCAAacaactgtaaatcaataacTGGATTTATAAAATGTggataaataaaagttttttaatcgtatatatttatgaaacaCGCTCGTTTATGTATATTGTttagtaactttttttatttttttttattttaatattttcgatatatttaatatttgattgGTAACTATGGTAACCGATATTACCGCTAACAACCGTTGAACTCCGCCGGAAGATACAACGACGCGAATGTTTCTCTGAGATCTGCTAGACATCTATTTGTTAAGGTATCGTACATTTTActagcatttttatttcttcaaCCCGCAAGAACAGCAACAGAAAGGAGACAAACGACACGACGCGATAAAACGAACTTACATCGCTAAAAACATTTCAACGAGGCATTGTCCCGCCGCTGTCTCGTAGCGTGTTAAACAAAATCTGTTAAGAACATGGACGAAGGATGAATTATATTCTACATCAAATTAGTTGAAAATATTACTGAAATACTTTTCCAGGTTATTGTGCTAAATAACTAAAGGTATTCCCTGCTAAAAAaccaatagaagcccaatagaaaccatcacagaaattctaatggtttccattaaaataccattataaaccattagctttttccagtaaaaccattacaaaattcctttttgtagtgtgttttgggcatttttccaataggatttaacatcccaccaatagaatccatcacataccagtagacaccattatagtttccattaaaaccaatacaattcccattataatcattaaatccattacattttctattgttttttttttttcagtagggTTTGATCTCAAAGAATTACTAATATGTTGCAGCTGAGCCATTACGTCAGACATATAAGGTTAGTAGGCTATATAATATCACAAACAGCAGTATAATTGGGGGGAAAAAGGACTTGAAAAGCAATCTTTGAATCTGgtctgcgtttcccaaaagcattgtgaGTTTAAGTACACCGTAATTGTTACAATCAACTTGgtcttacgatgcttttgggaaacgcagcccaggtTGCACCCATAATGTAAGTTGTTTGTCTCTTTGAGAGGATGTGGAAAGCGTTGCTGGACAGGGCTCTCCATCTGCATCAGGACCTCCTTCGCTTCAATGAGCTCTATGAGCACATCATGCTGCTTGTGCTCCTGATGAACACTGCAACACAAGTGGCAATGACATTTGAAGGACTTGCACCAGGTAAAGATCACTGCAGCAGCCCAGCAGACTAGAAAACACACAAAGTTGCAACCATTCAAACTGTTTTGTGTTTAAAAGCATGTACActtacattgatttaaataagtgaaataatgttttttttttttttttttttttaattgtctgaCTGTTGAAACAAGCATTTCTAGCTTGTTTGTCACAAAAAAAGATAACATACTTTTTatttgcaagttttttttttcagagcgTTGAGAAAAAAGGTCTGAATTTTGAGGAAAAATCGGcagttaccttttttttatGCAGCATCCATGCCATTTGTCGACAACTTAAACACAACCTAAAAATATGCATGTTTAATATCTCCGCTGCATTCATCAACTTTCCACTAGAAATAACAGCTCCTGCGTACAATATTTTCACAAATGTGGAGTTGTTCTCATCAAACATATGGTATTTCCTGTTTCTTTCTTAGCTTGGGTTTATGAAACCCTGGAGGCAATCTTCTTGGCTTTTTATATGATGGAGTGCGTGTTAAATCTCATAGGTTTTGGCTTAGAATACTTCAAAAGCCTGTGGAATATTCTAGGTGAGCTGGCaaatcttttgtttttcatttcgttttcttatttaaagcataattcttgtgaatttatttcatgcttATTGCAAGCGAAAACTATTTATCACTGGGgtaagaaaatacataattcATGATACGTTTTTTGAGAACAAGTCTTAATATTTGATGCagacttgttttatttaaattgtgttttgtcCTTTTCCAGTAAAATAAATGATGATGCAAATGGAACTAACATAACATGTTCTTTGGTTGTTTATTTCTCTAGATTTCTCAGTCACTTTGGTAGGGTTGGTAGACCTCTTTCTGGACAGCAAACAGTATGATAGTGGGCGTTTAACCACTTTTTTCCACCTccttaaaatgttcaaagtaTGTCGAGCGTTCAGGATCTTACGCACCCTGCGGTGAGTGTTTCAGTCTTTAACACCAAATGCACAAGCTGCAGTTTGAACTACCTAAGGTTGAATAGCGTGTTGCTGTTTTGCAtccttttttgtcctttttgcaTAAACAGGATCTAAGAACTGTGTCTTCATCACAGATTTTTCAGTGGTCCCAAGGTCATCATGAAAGTAATAGGAAAGTCTTTGAAGATGAATGGAATCATCTTCGTGCTCATGTTTTGCATCTTCGTCATGTTTTCCATTCTTTTCCGACAAAACTTAAGCAAGTCCGACCCAAAGCGATTTGGTTCCATGCTCAATACCATGTCTACACTCCTCCAGCTGTTGACACTTGATGATTGGATTAGCGTCTATTACACCAGTCGAGACAATGGTATGCTACAGAAACATGTTCACAGGCTTATATTTTTGCATAAGAGAAAGCCAACCTACTGATCTACTATTTAAGCTTCTATCTTCTGCTTCTTCTTTGTTCTCTTCTTCTTCTAAGACTAAATTTGGACTGTGTCTCCTCCTAGAGTTTTGAAGCTACAAACACCGAACTTGGGCAGGCGGTCCGACTGGTCTGACTCGggttgctatatcttttctaactgattgaTCTTATGATTTTCATTAAACGGATGAACAAAAACTATGAAAAGTCCGATAGACTTTTATTTGAGGGATCAAAGCTTTTGTACAGTAAGAGTTTAAGCTGTCTATCACTAGCAAAGGTTAATGACTATGCTAGGACAAAATACTAATTCATGCTAGCAATGTGTcaaaacatgctagcgacatgctaaaTCATGCTAGCAATATGCTAACATGTTAACAACacgctagaaacatgctagcagcAACATGTCAACAACAtgttaaaaaatgctaaaacattagcagcatgctaatcatgttaacatgttaatcaagttaaaaacattaacaacatGCTATCATGCTGGAAACATGCTATCTACATGCTAAAATatgttagcaacatgttaaacatGCTAAAAACTTGGTAATCGTGctagaaacattttaaaacatggtAATcgtgctagaaacatgttagcaGCATGTCaacaacatgttaaaacatgctaaaaacattaGCAACATaataatcatgttagaaacatgctagcatgTTAATCAAgttaaaaacatgttaacaaaatgttaatcatgctaaaaCATGCAAACAACATGCTAAATTGTGCTAATAATGTGCTAGGAACACCTATCTAATCTATCTAAACTTTCACCTTTctaaacttcaagcttttacAGCTGCTTCAAACTTTCTAGGCTTCGTCAAGCCAGTCTCAAAGTTTGTTCGcaacttttaaattaaagactcattcattttaatactttttttgaaGACAGTTCTTATGTATGTTAACAGGTGCACCCGATGTTATCATCTTCATCGTCTTGTACATTTTGACTGAATACTACATCCTTTTAAGGTAAGTCAAGAAAAGCAATAACAGTCCTACATTCCTTTCAACAATCAGCAGTCAGGATTTATCTGTGGTCTGGGCCAGTAGTTTGGATTTGTAAATTACCATGCTAGCGTTTTCATTGGCctcacaacaacaaaataaaataataatagaaaataaaggtaataatgatataaattttatataatctTTGAATCATTTTCAACATATGGCAGATTGGGTGAGTGACAGTCCCTTTAAGTGTCCTGAAACCCTCTGGTTCCAGGCCATCCTTATTGTTGATCCCAGTTTTCTATGCATCATGACTACTAGGATTTTGTAAGACAATGTGCTCACAAATTGCATTATCCATTTTTCCTATAAAAACAAACCATTGGTGTAAGTCTGATCTATGCAGTGACGGTGGACACCATCCTCAGCAACAGAAAGGTCAGAGGGCATCaataaatacacttaaaaaaaaaaaattaaaacacaattCTAATCCTACATGAAGGTTTTCACTGACAACGTTCCCTCTTACTGAACATATTCACATTCAGAACATGGTTGAGGAACAGCCGCCGCCGATCGAGACGACAGGTGAGAGCTTTGTCATTCACTGGATACCTCATGTACGTATACAGCATGCATGAATTGATCAAATGGATTCTGTATCTTGAATGCATTGTGAGTTGCTTAGGACagaagcatctgctaaatgcataaatatcaaTGTATGTAGAATAAGTCCATGCCTAGTAGTGACGGGTGCTTtccaaataatttttacaaaccTATGCCAATCATTTGTTTTGAACCAGCGATTATGTATTAAACTGCCATGGTCATGAGATTTAAGTAAACGAGGCTTTGTTACAATGGTTCACTAACAGGGGAGATTCCTGTGAACCCATGAATCAGTGAAATGGTTTTTATCTGATCTCGAATCCGTTTTATAAATTTGTAGACATTTTAATGACACATTTGTAGGATAAAACAGAagagttgtagttaatagtctCTTATCGGCCTGACTAGCAAGCTCTCCACAGAACAAAGCAAACCCTACAAATGAATAAAGGAACACACCTAATACACacacttcatatttaatggAATTACATGAATTGCATTTAATAGATTAAACttccaataaaacatttgcaattgtttTCTATATGTTCACTAGAGTATCTAAGCACAGGAACAGTGTCTTCTCACATGCCGTTTCGCTATTGTACAGTTAAATGCATTCGTAAATTCACTTAgtcctatttatttatattattatttacaatattctGACTAAATCTGTgtctttatactttattatatttttcatccttaaatattattacaacctgaattccggaaatgttgggacattttttaaatcttacgcacacactgattacatgccttatataaaccctggactttctttccctctctgctgagtattgtatgcacgtatccctctcctagtgatagctactctacagaaCCCTTGTTAGTAATCCTAGTCTTGCATTGCCTGTTTTCTTGTGTTCGTTTTCTAGCCCGTGTtgcctggattaaccctttccgtgccattccgcgtttctgttcagttcctgtattgtcctgtgtttttcactcccctagtgtcagctgctttacggaacgttggttattttctagtctgtgttcccagtatttacccctgtctcactgttcgaactctgtttattcccttgcctggatatagcctggattatagcctgtgttcctggattatctctctgccttgcccttttggatactgttcgcccatcgtcgaccttcgcttgccctaggattactctttgtcttgtccctgccatacctgtttgtcattgtttcgaccctgcctgtaaaTATGACCatgtctttaaataaaagcttgcacttggatctgcacgtctcacgtctcgtcagccacgttACAGAAGCCATGtatgaacatggtccagaagcactgttgtgtcctgtgggccaaggctcatttaaaatggactgtttcaaagtggaaaagtgttcaatggtcagacgagtccaaatttgacattcttgttggaaatcacggacgccgtgtcctccgggctaaagaggagggagatcttccagcgtgttatcagcgttcagttcaaaagccagcatctctgatggtatgggggtgcattatgctcccctccagatgacgtctatttcagggaaggccttgtgtatttcagcaggacaatgcaaaaccacacacTGCatctattacaacagcatggcttcatagtagaagagtccggttgctgaattggcctgcctgcagtctaGATTTCACTTAtggagaacatttggcgcatcattaaatgaaaaatacctcaaagacaaccacaaactcttcagcagctggaaacctatatcaggcaagaatgggaccaaattccaacaccaaaactccagaaactcagaacctcgatgcccagatgtcttcaaactgttttgaaaagaaaaggagatgctacaccatgttAAACATGCCCCCgccccaactattttgagacctgtagcgggcatcaaatttgaaatgagctcattttgtgcataaaattgtaacgtttctcagtttaaacatttgttatgttatctatgttatatagaataaaatatttgctcatgtaatttgaaagtcttttagttttaattttattcaaattttaaaaacgtcccaacatttccggaattccaGTTGTATGTGTCTTGtgatatttattatatgtgtGCATTGGAAACTTCAGTACAAAGGTAAATTCCTTGTGttcaataaagctctttcttattctgattctgataaaaGGTGTTTCTATGCATGTTTGAGGGAGTTTTTATTGCATTCCCTCCATTCTGAGCAGCAGACATCACCAGCATGTGGCGTTTCTAGTGCTTCCAAAAAGTGAATCATTTCGCGAAGCAATTGGTTCAGTTGACTGAAAGTTTGGAAAAACTTTGTTTCTCCCATCACTAATACATCATGCAGTAACTTTGGGGGTTTTGTCTGAAGCACTGTTATTAGGAGTTTATATACTGTGTTTATGTAcgccatttaaaaaatatacatattgtCCATTTGTAatgttaggtttttttttgtttttttaagagcaAATCAGTGGTGAGCTGACTGACGACCAGACGACCAAGGTTGCCTTCTCAGAAAACAATTTCAATGAAGGGTAAGAAATGGAAGTACATGCAGCTACAGGTTCCTCTTTACTTAGTGGATATTCACAGATATCCAGTTCCAATATGGTCAGGCAACCCAGCACTGATTCATCTAAAGATACTTGAGTGATTTCAGCATAACTGACAACTTGAAGAggccctattatggatttttcttGAACGAACACCAGTTCACGCAAATCATTTATTGAAATTAAGCATCACTTGTCGTATACTTGACATTTGCACATCAGCAGCTATTCAATATTCCAGCCTGCCTTTATGAATGTCAGTGTCtacaaaataaattgacttaaaaaataaatgactacaACAACcatgttttattgcattattcATGTGgagcaaaataattatatatatctTATTGGCCTTTTGTTTATAGGAAGAACATTCGGCTGGAACACTGTTTGAGAATTCTGGAAGCTCTGGAGAAGAATCAGCAGTTGTTTCGGAAACAAACCAATTACCTTTACAGGCTGATTGAGAGCACTGAAATGGTCAGTCTCAGTTTATAAAGAAATCTTTGCAAGTACTTtatagtggggaaaaaaatatttgatcccctgctgattttatacatttgcccactgacaaagaaatgatcagtctataattttaatggtaggtttatttgaacagtgagagacagaataacaacaaaaaaatcataaaagtttcaaaaaagttataaattgatttgcattttaatgagtcaaataagtatttgactccttcgcaaaacatgacttcgtacttggtggcaaaacccttgttggcactcacagaggtcagacgtttcttgtagttggccaccaggtttgcacacatctcaggagggattctgtcccactcctctttgcagatcctctccaagtcattaaggtttcgaggctgacgtttgtcaactcgaaccttcagctccctccactcctttgttgctttggccgtgtgttttgggtcattgtcatgctggaatacccatccatgacccattttcaatgccctgggcctgacggtacatggccccatccatcgtccctttgatgcggtgcagttgtcctgtccccttcgctgaaaaacacccccaaagcataatgtttccacctccatgtttgacggtggggatggtgttcttggggtcataggcagcattcctcctcctccaaacacggcgagttgagttgatgccaaagagctggattttggtctcatctgaacacaacactttcacccagttctcctctgaatcagacgggctgcaggatttcagtccttcacggcgtagtgttaccaattgttttcttggtgactatggtcccagctgccttgagatcattgacgaGATCCttccgtgtagttctgggctgattcctcaccgttctcatgatcattgaaactccacgaggcgagatcttgcatggagccccagtccgctttaaagctttatttagtaaaaaaagGTAAAAGCAGGTAGCAGGTAAAATGAGCCACAAATGTTCACAAAGGTTCAGCATTGCTATTTTAGAGACActtgcatttgatttaatacTGTTACTCTACACAAATACAATAGTACTATGAAGAAATCATCCAGACAAcaagttgtttttttgtgtttaggGACCTTCCTTTTACCATAGAAAGGAAGCAGatgaggatgaagatgaggatgaGCAACATGACAGCCAGTGAGAAGATGGTCTCAATATAATTTAGTACATGTGTAATATATTCTTTATCTCCATTATAATATAGCAtgtgagtgtatatatattatttatctccaTTAAAATATAGCATATGTGTATATACTCCTTATCACCATTAAAATATAGTATATGTGTGTCCATATATTCTTTTTTAGTATATATGGGATTTTGAAAATTGTGTTTATATAACAGTTAATGTGACTGAATTTGTgtgtttgaaataattaaaaataatctgtTCTATTTGTGTTTAGTAAGTTAATGAGATTAAAATCATCTGTTTGAAATGATCAAAAGTAGTCagttctgtttgtgtttgttctcCTCTTTTGGCCTAATGTAACGTTTTGCACAAAATAGCTCAAATATCCCCTAATGTTAAACCTGGTCTTTCTGGAtctttatacataataaaaatagttcatCTAATGAACAAAGTTCATTCATTTCCAAAAATGCTCAGTTTTTCTTCCGCTGGCTTTTTCATTTAGATggttaaatgtgtgtttgtgtgtgtatcttTCATGGCTCTCCAAACAGGAAATGCTGTCAACGGAGAGCTTGTGTTTATGCGAGTGATGAGCGTTTAGCGTGTTTGCTGCTCTACATCAGTATGTGGGAAGCATTGATTTCAAGAGAGTCAGCATCATTCATATATATCTTCACAATATCTTACAACCCTGTAAAAATGGAGTTAAAGGACTGATTTGACTGCATTATTACTGAGATCACCTGATCACATATCAAATTATGAAATTAGTATGTTATTGTATAAACTTTATTGTCAGATGAAGtcaataaaattgtattttatttattcattattttctgtgtgtgtgtgtgagacaaaaGCCAGGCTTACATTACAGGAGCTTTGGGCCGATTTATGCCCGATTTGCTTGATCTGTTACCAGGGGTGTTTCTAGGTCTTGAAAACAAGGGCTGTAATTCTGTGAAACTTTATCTTATTCACATATGTTCATATTTATACGCCAAACAGGGACTGTACATTTACTATTAATTGttatactattattataaataataattattatgatgCCTGTATTAAAAACCTAATTGATTCAATGCAATTAACCAAAAATCACAGTATAAGAAATTGTAACCATTGCAAATAGCAAACATATCAAATTATTATAACAAAATTATGactaaaaatacattacacaaataaaacaataaataggAGAACATATGAAAAGTAcacctgtatttatttttttctaattgtaTTCAATATTTCTTGAGTCTTTGGAGATGGATATTTACTATCCCTAATTAGGCTCATTATTTTAAGCAATAATTTTGAGCAATTATGTGCCTTCTGCAAATGTAATTGcagaattgttgaataattgtttagttgtttcttttttacatacAGGGTGTACTTTTACATATGAACTTTGGGTAACGTTAAAAACCCTGTTCAAGCCCTGCATATGGCAAAGAGTAGGATTATTGGTTAGTTCATGCTATAATCTTAAGTGTAATAAATCACCTGGCAATGATGGCTCTGCAGTAGAAATCTATAAgcaatttacagacatttttgcCTCTTTTCTtctaaatatctttatttttggCAATTGGCACCCAATaagtttattaaataacaattataaaattCTGGCTCTTATACCTTCCAAATGAAATTCAGGAAGTTACGTTTGGATCACAAATGTTATTCTAATTTAAGAAGACTGAATTCGATGattgaaaccaaaatataaaacaactgTTTGAGAAAACTACACCGCAAACCTCTCTCAAAATCAAAAAATTATTCCAAAACACTAACAAATGTTCTCTTCCAACAGGAACATTAAGCCAATCATAGCACAATGTCATAAATACACTAACATCAGACGGAATTACAGAAACTGCATTATTTTATGTCAGTGCCCTTATGGACAGTATATATTGTATTGTGTTTTGCACTGCATCTTCCtctacatttttgttttgttggatTTAGTAAATGCATGCATTGTTTCTTTTGCTGCAGAAATTCAATACAAAAAATTAATGACCCATCTCAGATAGCTTTATAGAATGTACGGTTtatgaaaaaaagaagacagagaTAGAAATGCTGCAGTAAAGAATTTATTGGATAACAAAGATACGCAATACAGTTGTCATTTattatgtgaaaatataaaatatacaaacaggaaaaagccacagaagaataaaaaatacttcTAATCTGCCCAGTCTTCTGGATTTGATGAAAGATGAAACAAACATTTAGTCATATAATCTCTATTATGATCAAATGTGAGGATAAGAATAAAACATCTGAAAGAAATGATGGAGATGGTATTTTAAGTTTGTACCATGTGCCTGTCATTCATGTTGTAATAAAGGCTAATAAAAGTCTTTTATGGGTCTGGTGAAGGTGCACAGATATGCTTCCCTTTCACCACCACCTGGAGCACATGAACATTTCAACTCTGTAAAATTAGTGACATAGATGCACAGTAAATATAATCATAAGATGTAGCAAATGACAGAAAATTATGAGATGGACATACAATGACAAGTAAACCCTAAAACGCCCcttgtcattttctttttcatcttttaatctTTCCCCAGTTTAAAATGCAAGttgtttttcttcctttttgaCAGGAGACAAGTATTTAACAGAGATTGATATCGTAACTGAACATACGACCT is a window of Onychostoma macrolepis isolate SWU-2019 chromosome 21, ASM1243209v1, whole genome shotgun sequence DNA encoding:
- the LOC131529043 gene encoding cation channel sperm-associated protein 1-like isoform X3 is translated as MLQLSHYVRHIRMWKALLDRALHLHQDLLRFNELYEHIMLLVLLMNTATQVAMTFEGLAPDFSVTLVGLVDLFLDSKQYDSGRLTTFFHLLKMFKVCRAFRILRTLRFFSGPKVIMKVIGKSLKMNGIIFVLMFCIFVMFSILFRQNLSKSDPKRFGSMLNTMSTLLQLLTLDDWISVYYTSRDNGAPDVIIFIVLYILTEYYILLSLIYAVTVDTILSNRKNMVEEQPPPIETTEQISGELTDDQTTKVAFSENNFNEGKNIRLEHCLRILEALEKNQQLFRKQTNYLYRLIESTEMGPSFYHRKEADEDEDEDEQHDSQ
- the LOC131529043 gene encoding cation channel sperm-associated protein 1-like isoform X2, which produces MWKALLDRALHLHQDLLRFNELYEHIMLLVLLMNTATQVAMTFEGLAPAWVYETLEAIFLAFYMMECVLNLIGFGLEYFKSLWNILDFSVTLVGLVDLFLDSKQYDSGRLTTFFHLLKMFKVCRAFRILRTLRFFSGPKVIMKVIGKSLKMNGIIFVLMFCIFVMFSILFRQNLSKSDPKRFGSMLNTMSTLLQLLTLDDWISVYYTSRDNGAPDVIIFIVLYILTEYYILLSLIYAVTVDTILSNRKNMVEEQPPPIETTEQISGELTDDQTTKVAFSENNFNEGKNIRLEHCLRILEALEKNQQLFRKQTNYLYRLIESTEMGPSFYHRKEADEDEDEDEQHDSQ
- the LOC131529043 gene encoding cation channel sperm-associated protein 1-like isoform X1 — translated: MLQLSHYVRHIRMWKALLDRALHLHQDLLRFNELYEHIMLLVLLMNTATQVAMTFEGLAPAWVYETLEAIFLAFYMMECVLNLIGFGLEYFKSLWNILDFSVTLVGLVDLFLDSKQYDSGRLTTFFHLLKMFKVCRAFRILRTLRFFSGPKVIMKVIGKSLKMNGIIFVLMFCIFVMFSILFRQNLSKSDPKRFGSMLNTMSTLLQLLTLDDWISVYYTSRDNGAPDVIIFIVLYILTEYYILLSLIYAVTVDTILSNRKNMVEEQPPPIETTEQISGELTDDQTTKVAFSENNFNEGKNIRLEHCLRILEALEKNQQLFRKQTNYLYRLIESTEMGPSFYHRKEADEDEDEDEQHDSQ